The Elusimicrobiota bacterium genome contains the following window.
GCTGACCGGCAAAGAAGCACTGGAGGCCGTGCGCCAGGACGGCGACGCGCTCAGGTACGTGAAGGAGCAGACGGCCGAGGTCTGCCTGGAGGCCGTGCGCCAGGACGGCGACGCGCTCATGTACGTGAAGGAGCAGACGGC
Protein-coding sequences here:
- a CDS encoding DUF4116 domain-containing protein, which encodes MKKQARRSMKKQETTTVKKTGLLVYREQWESLTVKRTLTGKEALEAVRQDGDALRYVKEQTAEVCLEAVRQDGDALMYVKEQTA